DNA from Pseudocitrobacter corydidari:
GCAGGAAACTCGTCTGCTGACGATACCAGCGGTCAAACGCCCCCTCTTCCTCGCCGGAAAGCTGCATCCTGGACGCCGGAACATTGATGCGATGCGCCGGGTCGGCGGCGGAGTACGCCACGCCCAGCCCCGGCTGCTCTCGGGGCTCAATGAGGGTGATACGCACAGGCGTTTGCGCTTCGCGCAGCAGATGAATTGCCACCGCCGCCCCGCTGAAGCCGCCGCCAATAATCACAATATGAGGTTCACTCATCGCACATCTCCACAAACCTTGTTTAACTGGCGCTGACCTGTTTTGTCGGACGCGCCGCACCGCCGATGGTTTCGCCAAACGGACCGGTATTCACGTTGCCGGACTGGCTACGCGGACGCGTACTCAGCGGCAGCATCGGCATCACCAGCTCGGCGAAACGATGTGCCTCTTCGAGATGCGGGTAGCCGGAGAAAATAAAATTCGTGATCCCTAAAGCCTGGTACTCACGAATACGTTCCGCCACCTGCTGCGGATTTCCCACCAGCGCGGTGCCTGCGCCGCCGCGCACCAGGCCAACGCCCGCCCATAGATTGGGCGAGATAACCAGATTATCGCGATTCCCTTTATGTAAGGCGCTCATGCGCGCCTGGCCGGTTGAATCCATACGCGAGAAGATCTGCTGCGCCTGCGCGATGGTGTCATCATCCAGATGTGCAATCAGCTTGTCGGCGGCGGCCCACGCCTCTTCTTCCGTTTCGCGCACAATGACGTGCAGACGGATACCGTATTGCAGCTCACGTCCTTTCGCTTTCGCCCGCGCTTTCACCACTTCCAGCTTCTCCGCCACCTGCGCTGGCGGCTCGCCCCAGGTCAGATAAGCGTCGATATGATCTGAAGCAACGTCAATCGCCGCATCGGATGAACCGCCGAAGTACAGCGGCGGACCATTCTCCTGCACCGGCGGGAACAGCACTTCCGCGCCTTCCACCTTGATATGCTTGCCGTGGTAGTCGACCTTTTCACCCGCCAGCAGGCGGCGATAAACATCAAGGAATTCCTGGGTCACTTCATAGCGTTCAGTATGATTCAGGAAAATCCCGTCGCCTTTGTTTTCTACCGGGTCACCGCCGGTCACCACGTTAATCAGCAAACGGCCTTCTGACAGGCGATCCAGCGTTGCCGCCATGCGTGCCGCAAGCGTTGGCGGCTGAAGCCCAGGACGCACCGCCACCAGATAACGCAGATTACGCGTCTGCGGGGCCAGCGCGGCGGCCACCAGCCAGGAGTCTTCACAGCTTTTACCGGTTGGGATCAGCACACCGTAATAGCCCAGGCTATCGGCGGCCACCGCCACCTGTTGCAGATAAGGCAAATCAACCGGACGCCCACCCTGGGTGGTGCCCAGATAGCGACCATCACCGTGGGTTGGCAGGAACCAGAAGACATTCAGGTTATTATCGGATTTCGCTGTCATTATCTCTTTCCTTTATAACTATATTCACTATTTATCGAAGCGTTTCTTCAAGATGGTTATAACTGTATTAGCGAAATCCGTGCCAAAATTTAACAAAAATTAAAATCATTAATATCATGTAGTTAACACATATGGCGCGATCAACCTCTCGTTGCAAATGCGACAAGTAGCGGACACACCCTGCTGCAAATGCAACAAACCGGGCCTTCCCCGCTCTGGTGTATTGCTCCGGTAAAAGATAAGTTCGGCATATGAATTACGCGGAGCCAAACCTATGCTAAACGCCTCTACCCCTGTGCTGATTGACCCGGCCTCCAAAGCCTTTCAAAGCCTGCTTGACCGATTTGCCCCGACCGATGCCACCGTGCTCATCATTGGTGAGACCGGCAGCGGCAAAGAGGTGGTGGCTCGCTACCTTCATCACCATAGCCCGCGTAGCCACGCGCCCTTTCTGGCGGTGAACTGCGGTGCATTGACCGAGTCGCTGGCAGAAGCGGAACTGTTCGGTCATGAGAAAGGCGCATTTACCGGTGCGATGCAGGCGCAGCCCGGCTGGTTTGAGGCCGCTGAAGGCGGCACGCTGCTGCTGGATGAAATTGGCGAGCTGAGCCTGGCGTTGCAGGTCAAACTGCTGCGCGTGTTGCAGGAGCGCGAGATAACCCGAGTGGGCTCGCGCAGACCCATCAAGGTGAACGTGCGGGTGATTGCCGCGACCCATGTCGATCTTGAGCAGGCCATTCGCGAGCGTCGATTCCGGGAAGATCTCTTCTATCGCCTTAATATTGCGGCGGTTAACCTTCCGGCGCTGCGCCAGCGGCGCCAGGATATCCCATTACTTGCAGAGCATTTTTTACAGCTTTACGCCAGACGCTTAGGCAAACCCTCTCGCCGTTTAGCCCCGGATACGCTGGCCGCGATGATGGACTATTCATGGCCTGGCAACGTGCGTGAGCTGGAGAACATGCTGCATACGGCCGTATTGCTCAGCCAGGAGGAAGTCATTACGCCTGCGCAACTGCGCTTTACTTCCGCACCAGCAAGGAACGATGAGCAAGAAGAAGATTCATTGGCGGCGTTTATGCGCGAGCAGTTAACGCTGCACGGCGGGCAACTGTACGATCGGGTGATGAACGCGATGATTCAGACGGCGATGAGCCAAAGCGACAATAATCAGAGCCAGGCCGCCGCACTGCTGGGCATCAGTCGCCACTCGTTGCGCACTCACCTGGCGCATCTCGGAGTAATAAAAAGTCGCCGCAAACCGGGGGCTGTACTGATGAGCGCCTCCTCGCCTGTCCCGCGCGAGCGTGAGCTGCGTATTGGTTATCAACGTTTCGGCAACCTTGGCGTGCTGAAGGCGCGTCAGACGCTGGAGCGCGAATTTGCCGGGCGCGGCGTGAACGTCCTGTGGAGCGAATTCCCCGCCGGCCCGCAAATGTTGCAGGCGCTAAGCAACAACGATATCGATTTTGGCACCACGGGCGAAGCGCCGCCGGTCTTTGCCCAGTCGCGCGAAAACGCGCTGCTTTACGTCGCCTGGGAGCCGCCCGCGCCACGCAGCGTGGCCATGGTGGTGCCGAACGACAGCGACATTCAGCACATTCGTCAGCTGCGCGGTAAACGCATTGCCCTGAATAAAGGTTCCAATGTGCACTGGCTGCTGGTGCAGATTCTGGAAGAGGCGGGTTTACGCCTTGAGGATGTAAAAGTGGTGTACGCACCGCCCAAATATCCGTTAACGCCCAGCGACTATCTGGCCGCCGACGCGTGGATGATGTGGGACCCGGTACTCAGTGATGCAGAGAAAAGCGGTCAACTGCGGATTGTCGCCACCGGCGAGGGGCGTGTGAACAACCATCAGTTTTATATCGCTCGCCGTCAGTACGCGCAGTATAACGATGACATTATTGCGCATGTCGTTGATGCGCTCGGCAGAACCGGGAAGTTTATCGACAGACAGCGTCATGACGCGGCGCAGTTGCTTTCCAGCGAACTGGGGCTGGATATCGCCTCGCTGGAGTGTGCGCTGGCCCGTCGCAGCCATCAAACCCGCGAAATGGATTTAAAAGTGATTCGCGCCCAGCAAACCATCGCCGATCGCTTCTACGCGCTGGGCCTGCTGAGCAAACCCGTGGCGGTGCGCGACGCCATCTGGTGCGCGAAAGTGGAACAGGCCGAACCGTGGATTGCGGCCTGATAAGACTCAGTGCTGCTTAAAGGTGGCGATGGGCTTCGGTGAAATGCCGAAGTCCTCTTTCAGCTGCTGCTTACTTTTCATCACCATCTGCCCGTTGGTGTCGATGGTCATATGCTGGGCGTCGCTGTTGTAGCGCGCCTGCCAGAGCATCACCAGTTGCAGGCAGTTCTCTTTTTGCTCTGCGGTCAGGGCCACACCATCCGGCCATTTCCCCAGCTCCACCGCCGTCATCAAACGCTGATAAACGTCCGGTGTCATATTGTCGATAATTTGCTCAATACTCATGTCCGACTCCGACTGTTAAGGAATAATTTGCTGAATCGTTTTTTCAACCTTTAGTTGACTCACCTTTCTCGCCATCCGTGAAGCTCAGTGACGCCGAATTGACGCAAAAACGTTCACCTGTCGGCTGAGGCCCATCGGGGAAGACATGGCCCAGGTGTGCATCGCAATTTCCGCAACGGATTTCAGTACGTTGCATACCGTGGGAGTAATCGTTGAGATAGCGGATCGCGGTATCGCTTACGGGCTCATAAAAACTTGGCCAGCCACATCCGGAATCGTACTTACTTTCGGAGTGGAAAAGTGGCGCATCGCACACTAAACAATGGTAAATCCCGTCACGCTTATTATGCAGCAAACGTCCGGTGAATGGCGGCTCGGTGCCGTGATTCTGCGTGACGTAGAACTGCATTTCGCTTAAATTTTTTTTGAGTTCTTCGGGGGTAGGTTTGTTCGCCATTTTGCTCACATCTCGCTATGGAAAGTACATCTCAACTCCGATTCTAACAAAACATTAACAATGGCGTATCGACTTTTGTTCTAAACTTATCCGATGCGAAAAGACGGCCGATTTATTGTGATGTATTTCACATTTTTATCTGCTGTAACCTTTAAAATTCGCCGCGCTGACCCCATGTGGTTACAAGCTCAAAGGGAGAGTGAGGTAAATCAATCGAGCAAAGGTTGTGCTAAGAGTTGATTTGTCGCAATGATTGACACGATTCCGCTTGACGCTGCGTAAGGTTTTTGTAATTTTACAGGCAACCTTTTATTCACTAACAAATAGCTGGTGGAATATATGACTATCAAAGTAGGTATCAACGGTTTTGGCCGTATCGGTCGCATTGTTTTCCGTGCTGCTCAGGAACGTTCTGACATCGAGATCGTTGCAATCAACGATCTGTTAGACGCTGACTACATGGCATACATGCTGAAATATGACTCCACTCACGGCCGTTTCAACGGTACCGTTGAAGTGAAAGACGGTCATCTGATCGTTAACGGTAAAAAAATCCGTGTTACCGCTGAGCGTGATCCGGCTAACCTGAAATGGAACGAAGTTGGTGTTGACGTTGTTGCTGAAGCAACTGGCCTGTTCCTGACTGACGAAACCGCTCGCAAACACATCACTGCTGGTGCGAAAAAAGTTGTTCTGACTGGCCCGTCCAAAGACAACACTCCGATGTTTGTTAAAGGCGCTAACTTTGACAAATACGAAGGCCAGGACATCGTTTCTAACGCATCCTGCACCACTAACTGCCTGGCACCGCTGGCAAAAGTTATCAACGACAACTTCGGTATCATCGAAGGTCTGATGACCACTGTTCACGCGACCACCGCTACTCAGAAAACCGTTGATGGCCCGTCTCACAAAGACTGGCGCGGCGGCCGCGGCGCATCCCAGAACATCATCCCGTCCTCTACCGGTGCTGCTAAAGCTGTAGGTAAAGTACTGCCAGAACTGAATGGCAAACTGACTGGTATGGCGTTCCGCGTTCCGACTCCGAACGTATCCGTTGTTGACCTGACCGTTCGTCTGGAAAAAGCTGCTTCTTACGAAGAAATTAAGAAAGCAATCAAAGCTGCTTCCGAAGGCCCGATGAAAGGCGTTCTGGGTTACACCGAAGACGACGTTGTATCTACCGATTTCAACGGCGAAGTTTGCACTTCCGTGTTCGATGCCAAAGCGGGTATCGCACTGAACGACAACTTCGTGAAACTGGTATCCTGGTACGACAACGAAACCGGCTACTCCAACAAAGTTCTGGACCTGATTGCTCACATCTCCAAATAAGTTGAGATGAAACAGTAATCTGAAAGAGCGACTTCGGTCGCTCTTTTTTTTGTTTGAAAAGAAGGATTGCGTAATGATTAATAAAATTTTTGCACTTCCGGTAATCGAACAACTTACCCCTGTGCTCTCCCGTCGTCAGCTTGATGAGCTGGAAATTATCGTTGTTGATCACCCGGCTGTTAAAGCATCCGTTGCGCTTCAGGGTGCACACCTGCTGTCGTGGAAACCAGCAGGAGAAGCGGATGTGCTGTGGCTGAGCAACAATACCCCGTTTAAAAACGGCGTTGCGCTGCGCGGCGGCGTGCCGATTTGCTGGCCTTGGTTCGGCCCGGCGGCTCAACAGGGCCTGCCTTCTCACGGCTTTGCCCGTAATCTGCCGTGGGCGCTGAAGGCGCACAACGAAGATGACAACGGCGTAGTACTGACCTTTGAACTGCAAAGCAGCGAGGCATCTCGCCAGTTCTGGTCGCACGACTTCACCCTGCTCGCCCGTTTCAAACTGGGTAAAACCTGTGAAATTGAACTGGAAGCACATGGTGATTTCGAAACCACCAGCGCGCTGCACACCTACTTCAACGTGGGCGATATCCACGCGGTCAAAGTGAGCGGCCTTGGCGATCGCTTTATCGATAAAGTGAACGATGCCAAAGAAGGCGTGTTGAGCGATGGCGTACAAACCTTCCCGGACCGTACCGACCGCGTTTATCTGAACCCGGAATCATGCAGCGTGATCCACGATGCCGCGTTGAACCGCAGCATTAACGTGATCCACCATCATAACCCGGACGTTGTGGGCTGGAACCCTGGCCCGGCGCTGTCTGTCAGCATGGGCGATATGCCGGACGATGGCTATAAAACCTTCGTGTGTGTAGAAACCGCATGCGCCAGCAAAACGCAAAAAGCGACGGCGGATAAACCGTCTCGTTTGAGCCAGACCATTAAGGTTGTGAAAGGCTAAGTGGTTAGCCCGGCATTTGTGCGGGCTTTTGCCGGGTGGCGCTAGCGCTTACCCGGCCTACAGTTGATCGCATTTTTTGACCGTAGGCCTGATAAACGAAAGCGCCATCAGGCATTTTCTTCACACGACATCCAACGCCGTTTTATGCCCCGGGGCCGGGAACGCGCTGTCCAGCAATGCCTGTTCTTCCTCGCTTAACGTCAGCGTTAACGCCGCCGCATTCTCTTCCACATGCTTCACCGTCGCCGCTTTCGGAATCGCCATAATGCCGTGCTGGCGAATCACCCATGCCAGCAGCACCTGGGCGACCGTCGCCTGATGCACATCCGCAATGGCTTGAACCGTCGGGTTGGCAAACAATCCCCTGCGCAAACGCCCGGCCTGTGCCAGCGGGCAGTACGCCATTACCGGCATTGAATGCTGCTGACACCAGGGGAGAAGATCGTATTCGATTCCTCGTGAGGCCAGATGATAGAGCACCTGATTCGCCGCGCAGGCCTCCCCGCCTTTCACCTGCCACAATTCCTGCATATCGGCGTAATCGAGGTTCGACACGCCCCAGTAACGGATTTTGCCCTGTTCCACCAGTTTTTCCATCGCCGTCACGGTTTCCTGCAACGAATAGTTCCCGCGCCAGTGTAAGAGATAAAGGTCGAGATGGTCGGTGCCCAATCGCCGCAGGCTGGCTTCGCAGGCGGCAGCCATATTGCTGCCCCCGGCATTCCACGGATACACCTTGGACACCACGAATACGCGGTCGCGGATCCCGCGAATCGCCTCGCCCACCACCTCTTCCGCGCCGCCTTCGGCGTACATCTCCGCCGTATCAATTAACGTCAGCCCGCAATCAACGCCAGCCCGCAGCGCCATGGCTTCTTCACGCCGTGCGCTGGCGTCTTCCCCCATATACCACGTTCCCTGGCCGATCGCTGGCAACCGTTGCCCGGCGAGTAAAACCGTTTTATCTGCCATGACATCCTCCTTTTGTTATCTCTTACCCTAAACAGTTTCCGGAAAAATGCCAAAAAAAAGCCCGCCAGTGGCGGGCTCGATACGACGATGCAGTAATCAGAAGGTGTATGTGACACCGGTTGAGAGCAGACCGGTCCAGCTTTTGTCCACCATCGGGCTGTCGGTGATTTCATCCGACAGACGGGTATAACGGGCAGTACCGTATACGCTCCAGTTGCCGAGGAAGCGATAGTTCGCGCTCAGCTCCAGATACGGATTCCAGCCGCCATCAGCGCTGTAGTCGCGCAGACCGCTTTTACGCGATTCTTTGTGCGACACGCCGTAGTAGTAGTCATTCATGTTATCGCTGTTCCACTCAACACCGATACCAGGCGTCAGCGTCAGGTTGCCGTTGGTGTAGCGATAAATCCAGCCCAGGTCCCAAATCAGGCCGTTGCTTTTATCCAGCGTATCGCCGGAAAGCGTGGTACGCAGCGAACCGTACTGAGTATGGTGGAACCAGGAGACACCGGCCATCAGCGTGGAGTGACGGCTGTCGAGGCGGCGCAGTTTATGGCTGTCGCTGTCGCTCGGTTTGAAGTACATCGGCAGCCAGTATGCGGTCAGGGAAAGCTGATCGGTACCGTCATTCCACAGGTAGTAACCGCCGCCCAGGCCGCGGAACCAGAAGTTCTCACTTTCATAGGTCAGGACCGGCACCGGCACAACATCGTTGCTGTACTGTTTATAGGGATGTTGAATGACACCAACGCCTGCCCCCAGGGTCAGTTTGCTTTCAGCCTGCACGGCAGTTGCAGAAGTAGCCAGCAACACGCCCAGCGTCAGAAGTTTGATTTTATTCACAATCCGTAATTCCTTTTTTAACTTATCAGCGGCGGAAGTGTACCCGCCCGATTCGCTTATCACAAATTTTTTACCTGAAATGGCACATTATCACTCGATATTCTCTCGATAATTGATGACAGCACGCTTGCAAACACGTGACAGCAGAAAGAAATCCCTTATCTCTATAAAAAGAATAAATGACCGTATTTTTTGATGAGTTATTGATATGTCATTGAAATTCGTTTTTGACAGCATGCAAGTTTTGCAAATGCCATCTACGCTTATTTTTAGAAGTCGTCATCGCAGGGCATGTTTTCGTGAAGAGTGCAGCAGCCGGGGATTTCGGTTGCAGGACTTGCAGCGAGCGTCGTGCGGCAGACTGCTTCCGGGAGCCTCCACTATTCATACGAACGGCTCTTAACCACCTGTGCTAAAAAAAGACGAAAGGACGGCATGCCATGAATATATTCGATCACTATCGCCAGCGTTATGAAGCTGCCAAGGACGAAGAGTTCACACTGCAGGAGTTTCTTACCATTTGTCGGCAAGACCGCAGTGCCTATGCTAATGCGGCAGAACGGCTATTAATGGCTATTGGTGAGCCTGTAATGGTCGACACTGCCCAGGAGCCACGGCTTTCCCGTCTGTTTTCGAACCGCGTCATTGGACGCTATCCGGCGTTTGAAGAATTTTATGGCATGGAGGATGCGATTGAGCAAATCGTCTCCTACCTCAAGCACGCCGCCCAGGGACTGGAAGAGAAGAAACAGATCCTCTATTTACTGGGCCCGGTAGGTGGCGGTAAATCGTCACTGGCGGAACGACTGAAATCCCTGATGCAGCGGGTGCCTATCTACGTGCTGAGCGCCAACGGCGAGCGCAGCCCGGTAAACGATCATCCGCTGTGCCTGTTTAACCCGCAGGAAGACGCGCAGATTCTGGAAAAAGAGTACGGCGTGCCTTCACGCTACCTCGGCACCATCATGTCGCCGTGGGCGGCAAAACGGCTACATGAGTTTGGCGGCGACATCACCAAATTCCGCGTAGTCAAAGTGTGGCCATCGATTCTGGAACAGGTGGCGATTGCGAAAACCGAGCCGGGCGATGAAAACAACCAGGATATTTCGGCGCTGGTCGGGAAAGTGGATATCCGTAAGCTGGAACACTTCGCGCAGAACGATCCAGATGCCTATGGCTATTCCGGCGCGCTGTGCCGCGCCAACCAGGGGATCATGGAATTCGTCGAGATGTTCAAGGCGCCGATTAAAGTGTTGCACCCGTTGCTGACCGCGACACAGGAAGGCA
Protein-coding regions in this window:
- the ssuD gene encoding FMNH2-dependent alkanesulfonate monooxygenase, with amino-acid sequence MTAKSDNNLNVFWFLPTHGDGRYLGTTQGGRPVDLPYLQQVAVAADSLGYYGVLIPTGKSCEDSWLVAAALAPQTRNLRYLVAVRPGLQPPTLAARMAATLDRLSEGRLLINVVTGGDPVENKGDGIFLNHTERYEVTQEFLDVYRRLLAGEKVDYHGKHIKVEGAEVLFPPVQENGPPLYFGGSSDAAIDVASDHIDAYLTWGEPPAQVAEKLEVVKARAKAKGRELQYGIRLHVIVRETEEEAWAAADKLIAHLDDDTIAQAQQIFSRMDSTGQARMSALHKGNRDNLVISPNLWAGVGLVRGGAGTALVGNPQQVAERIREYQALGITNFIFSGYPHLEEAHRFAELVMPMLPLSTRPRSQSGNVNTGPFGETIGGAARPTKQVSAS
- a CDS encoding sigma-54-dependent Fis family transcriptional regulator yields the protein MLNASTPVLIDPASKAFQSLLDRFAPTDATVLIIGETGSGKEVVARYLHHHSPRSHAPFLAVNCGALTESLAEAELFGHEKGAFTGAMQAQPGWFEAAEGGTLLLDEIGELSLALQVKLLRVLQEREITRVGSRRPIKVNVRVIAATHVDLEQAIRERRFREDLFYRLNIAAVNLPALRQRRQDIPLLAEHFLQLYARRLGKPSRRLAPDTLAAMMDYSWPGNVRELENMLHTAVLLSQEEVITPAQLRFTSAPARNDEQEEDSLAAFMREQLTLHGGQLYDRVMNAMIQTAMSQSDNNQSQAAALLGISRHSLRTHLAHLGVIKSRRKPGAVLMSASSPVPRERELRIGYQRFGNLGVLKARQTLEREFAGRGVNVLWSEFPAGPQMLQALSNNDIDFGTTGEAPPVFAQSRENALLYVAWEPPAPRSVAMVVPNDSDIQHIRQLRGKRIALNKGSNVHWLLVQILEEAGLRLEDVKVVYAPPKYPLTPSDYLAADAWMMWDPVLSDAEKSGQLRIVATGEGRVNNHQFYIARRQYAQYNDDIIAHVVDALGRTGKFIDRQRHDAAQLLSSELGLDIASLECALARRSHQTREMDLKVIRAQQTIADRFYALGLLSKPVAVRDAIWCAKVEQAEPWIAA
- a CDS encoding YeaC family protein: MSIEQIIDNMTPDVYQRLMTAVELGKWPDGVALTAEQKENCLQLVMLWQARYNSDAQHMTIDTNGQMVMKSKQQLKEDFGISPKPIATFKQH
- the msrB gene encoding peptide-methionine (R)-S-oxide reductase MsrB, with amino-acid sequence MANKPTPEELKKNLSEMQFYVTQNHGTEPPFTGRLLHNKRDGIYHCLVCDAPLFHSESKYDSGCGWPSFYEPVSDTAIRYLNDYSHGMQRTEIRCGNCDAHLGHVFPDGPQPTGERFCVNSASLSFTDGEKGESTKG
- the gapA gene encoding glyceraldehyde-3-phosphate dehydrogenase — encoded protein: MTIKVGINGFGRIGRIVFRAAQERSDIEIVAINDLLDADYMAYMLKYDSTHGRFNGTVEVKDGHLIVNGKKIRVTAERDPANLKWNEVGVDVVAEATGLFLTDETARKHITAGAKKVVLTGPSKDNTPMFVKGANFDKYEGQDIVSNASCTTNCLAPLAKVINDNFGIIEGLMTTVHATTATQKTVDGPSHKDWRGGRGASQNIIPSSTGAAKAVGKVLPELNGKLTGMAFRVPTPNVSVVDLTVRLEKAASYEEIKKAIKAASEGPMKGVLGYTEDDVVSTDFNGEVCTSVFDAKAGIALNDNFVKLVSWYDNETGYSNKVLDLIAHISK
- a CDS encoding D-hexose-6-phosphate mutarotase, with protein sequence MINKIFALPVIEQLTPVLSRRQLDELEIIVVDHPAVKASVALQGAHLLSWKPAGEADVLWLSNNTPFKNGVALRGGVPICWPWFGPAAQQGLPSHGFARNLPWALKAHNEDDNGVVLTFELQSSEASRQFWSHDFTLLARFKLGKTCEIELEAHGDFETTSALHTYFNVGDIHAVKVSGLGDRFIDKVNDAKEGVLSDGVQTFPDRTDRVYLNPESCSVIHDAALNRSINVIHHHNPDVVGWNPGPALSVSMGDMPDDGYKTFVCVETACASKTQKATADKPSRLSQTIKVVKG
- a CDS encoding aldo/keto reductase is translated as MADKTVLLAGQRLPAIGQGTWYMGEDASARREEAMALRAGVDCGLTLIDTAEMYAEGGAEEVVGEAIRGIRDRVFVVSKVYPWNAGGSNMAAACEASLRRLGTDHLDLYLLHWRGNYSLQETVTAMEKLVEQGKIRYWGVSNLDYADMQELWQVKGGEACAANQVLYHLASRGIEYDLLPWCQQHSMPVMAYCPLAQAGRLRRGLFANPTVQAIADVHQATVAQVLLAWVIRQHGIMAIPKAATVKHVEENAAALTLTLSEEEQALLDSAFPAPGHKTALDVV
- a CDS encoding MipA/OmpV family protein — protein: MNKIKLLTLGVLLATSATAVQAESKLTLGAGVGVIQHPYKQYSNDVVPVPVLTYESENFWFRGLGGGYYLWNDGTDQLSLTAYWLPMYFKPSDSDSHKLRRLDSRHSTLMAGVSWFHHTQYGSLRTTLSGDTLDKSNGLIWDLGWIYRYTNGNLTLTPGIGVEWNSDNMNDYYYGVSHKESRKSGLRDYSADGGWNPYLELSANYRFLGNWSVYGTARYTRLSDEITDSPMVDKSWTGLLSTGVTYTF